Part of the Lolium rigidum isolate FL_2022 chromosome 6, APGP_CSIRO_Lrig_0.1, whole genome shotgun sequence genome, CTTGAGCTGAACATTGCATTGTCATAGTTGCACAAGGCCCAAAATACATCGAATGATACAATCTGGAACTCCAAACAAAATGCAGAACATTGTTTTTGGCCTGTTCCACTCTATCCTACCTAGCCACACAGCGTCACCCACCAATCGGGCCTCAGGATAACAAATGGATGCACATTCAAGCAACATGATTTCTAATTGCAAACTTTATTAGACTCTGAAAAATAAAGCATGGAAGGGAGGAGTCAGGAATGCCTGCCTCTAACATTTGGCTAGGTCCTGACAAGTGACAACCTCCACGGGGTAAACGCTAAATTAGAAACCAAAGATGTAACAGATGGACTCTGTAGAAATCGAACTACAACTTGAGAAGATACATCAGGGTGTGCTTTGACACTGGCACAATTAGTAATCCCGAGTGGCAGGCTTGTAAGTGCTCGTGTCCTTGGCTGGGACGTTGGCGCTGCCGTTTGTGGTGTCGCCGCCCATTCCGATCGTGTTCATCACCGCGTCCTTGGCCCCCACCGCCGCGCCCTTCACCGTCTCCCCTGCCTACAGACAAAGCAAGCCCAAACTTAATCTCCAGAACGTTCGTTGCAAGATTCAACGATTACCGCAAGGAAGAAAGTGAACTGTACTACTGTAGTGTACCTGCACGAGGAGGCTGCCAGTCTTGTCCTTGCCGGCGACGGCAGTATCCACGGCGTACTGCGCCACGGCGCCGGCCTTCTGCTTGGCAACCTCGGCGGTCTGCGCGACGTAGCTCCCAGTCTgctccgcgcccgcgcgcgcggTGTCCACGGTATACTGCGCGGCGCCGGCCGCCTTCTGCTTGGCCGCCTCGGCCGTCTGCCCGATGTAGCTCCCGGTCTGCTGCGCGGTCCCGGCCGCCTTGTCCTTGGCCTCGCAGCCCTTCTCCTTGGTGGCCTCCGCTGCACCGCGGCCCTTGTCCATGGCGCGGCCCGTGGCGTCCGACGCCGCGTCCTTGGCCTCGTAGGCCTTCTCCTTGGTCGCCTCCTTGGCGTCGCCGCCCCGGTCCATGGCGCGGCCCGCGGCGTCGGAGGCCGTGTCCTTGGCCTCCCTCGCCTTCTCCTGCGCCGCGCCCATCATGTGCCCCGTCTTCTCCTGCAATGCAGCACCCAAAACAGTGTAAGTTTCTCGGGGAAAATGAGATATCGACATGGGACGAGATCGCTCATGAAACTGACCTCGGCGCGGGCCTTGGCCTCACCGGCGTGGTAGCTAGCTTGGTCCTGACGAGAAGCCATTCTTCTTCGCAAGCTAACGGCGAGAACAGAAACTGGTTAGGACTCGACAAGCTTACACAAAGAAACGCTGGAGAGAACTCGAGTAGTGTACAATGTAGGTTTGCTTTGGATGCTTGCAATGCTGATGTGTGCTTTGTTGTTGTGATGAGCAGCTTCGTCGACTGGTATCTTTATAGCGGTTGAGCTTGGAGAGGAGCTCAGACACGTGTCACGACGGGGCATGTACATGATCGCCACGTCGGGGGACACGCGTTGTGAAGGGCAGGGACTTCCCAGGTGTCCGCCTCTGCCTGGTGCTTCAAACTGCCATAGCCGGAGAAAAATAATGGAGAAAAGCAGGGaagggaggaggacgcggcggatgGGCTCGTTCATCGAGGTGCCTGTGTGGCTGGGTCTGGGTGGGTCGACGTCGTGAATCGTGATGGGCTCGACCTAGGATAGATATCTCACGCGGCTGCGAGTTTGCCACATCGAGCCTTTTTTCAATGTGAGTGGTCGGTGCCGTACACGGAGTGTGTCTTCTTGGGCTCGTGCCTGCTCCGCTCGAGCATGCCGGCGAGGCATGTGTCGGTGCTCGACCTGGAGCATGGAGGATGGTGCAAGGTCACCACGTCAtgcaacacttttgtcttttgatACATACATCATTTAAACAAGGAAAAATATATAGTCCATACAACGCATCATCTTTTAAGCCTCATTTGATTCTTGGGATAGGAAAAACATGAAAATAGGAAAAGCATATGATCAAAATGTTATGCCTACTTAAATCCTATGAaaagatgaagtgtgtttgattatTGCAAATGAATTTTTCATAATATTTACACTATAATTTTTGTATAATTAGTTCCTATAATATGTTTTCATAATTTAAACATTTTATGTAGGAAATTTTTCCATAGAatctaaatcctacataatttctatacgattcctatgaatcaaaggagatcTTAGTTTCATCCCTTATAGTTAATGGTGTGGGAGTTAAATAATTTATAGTAGAAAATTGTGTTGCTAAGGAAAAATACGTGCTACAATAGAAAAATATCCTAGTTCTCATATTTTCTAAGAGATCATGATTTTGCTTTCATTCTCTTTCCATCAACTCATCAAAAAACCAATGTGACAATAATTTTGCTTTCATTCTCTTTCCATCAACTCAGCAGAAAAACCAATGTGACAACTCTAAACAAGGTTGATGTTACCCTATTGTACATGCCTTGACAAGTAACAATGCTATAAAACTTGAAACATAATACCTATCAACATAGCCATCCCTCCTTTCGTCCTCATGTTAAACCTTCACACATTGCGGTGATcgacagtggcggagcttgactGAATTTGCACCGCGGGTAAAGAAAAACATGAGTATTTTAGGGGTGGGGGAGACCAAAATATCCATCTCAGCCCTTCCAAAAAATCATCACCATGTAATCCAAATCAGGGAGAAAAGGGGGGCAACGCCCCCCCCCCCATGCATACGTTGCAATTTGAAACAACTGCTGAGTGGTACCGATATTCCATGTTGGGATGTCTCCTTCGACAAGAAGGGCCTACATCGCGAAAGGACGAGCATTGTTCATGACCATTGTGGTTCCGCTGCATCGCTTCATCACGCTAGAGATCACACTTCGACGACGGAACATCCCCTTCGTCATATACTCGCCGAAAGGGACGACTTACCTAGGGGTGACGTGCATACCGTCTGCGCGCGGTGTACATATCTGACTTTGGTAGGTGCGACCGATTCACAGTCCTCTAGCGTGGGGGCACGTGTTCCACCGCCGCTGCCTCAGGGAGGAGGTATCAGAGAGCCCGTTGTACAGGATAGCGCTAGCGTGAGACGTGGTGGATGAGGACTGGCGACGTACTTTTGTGTATACATGCCTTACTGTTCACTTAGAGACAAGTTATTCTTTATTGAGTCATTTCAAGTCATGCACACGTGCAAGCGTGAACCTAAAATCGCAAACACGTCTTGATCTCACTCGCTCACACCATCGTAGAACGGACCAGAGGTCATGTGATACGACAAGAATGCTCCCCCTCCCACCCCCTACAATCGGATTTCTTGGATGGTACAAGCAAAAAATAGCATGCAAAAGTTTTTTTACCCGGGGATACGATTTCCCGACGGCAATTTTTTGCCTAGGGAATGCGATTTCCCAGTGGCAAACAAGGTCGGCGGatatttatgtgtcctagtacgcTCCTTACTGACAGATAATAGTACAATGGTAGGTTGCAGGAAAGCTCGACACTCAGCAGTGTTGTGGTGGATGGAATGGAGCCATTAATCCTTGCACCGTAACGCCAAAAGATGGACCAAAACTTGAGAATGGTCAAGGACGTCCCAATGAAGATCCACGGCCCCTCCTCCATGATACGCATCCAGTCTCCGAGACATGCATCCTGAATCACATACTTATTGTACTAGACTAGCTGCAAAGTAACCTTCCTCGTCAGGCCCCAAGCCGGCATCGGAATTTTGAAGAGAGATGCAACACTCAAAGATTTGTCAGTATGCAAACATAGTAATGCCATCAACTAGCCGCTTTCTTCAACTTTTCCAGGTTTTCTCCTTCCACCTTCACGTCCTCCTTCACTAAACCCTGCAAAATGAGCTTCTTCAACAGTACCTATCAAATCAGGTCCCCGTTATCCCTCCCTCTAGTTGCACCCCGCTTCCAAATGCCATTCTTCTATGATCCCCAAACTCTGCCACAGATCTACCCCCACCTCTACGCTAAGATCAGGCAGTTGGGCAAGCCAACCCCTTGATCAGTCTGGACGAGGGTTGGGGATGTCTAGTTTTGGACTAGGGACAGTGGATCCACGTTATACCTCGCCGACAATCAACATAGCAATCGAGTCGCCAAAACCCTAGACGCCCGAGCGAAAAGGTAACTACTGACCATATCATGTGTGGATAGACGCCAGCTTTTTCCCTAACAAAACAGTTAGCAGCCTACGCCATCTCCCCTTTGCATTCATAGATCTGATAGTGAACCATATTCGCCGCTCACTGCAGCCCCAATCATCGGGGGTGGCCCTGATCATCGGGGCCGCATGAGGTGATCACACATTGGCTTTTTCATTGGTTTTCTACAATTTTCCTACGTTTGGTGTCTTTAGTTTTGTTCCCTTTTTGCTCGTTTTTCTATTTTTGCCggtcaattttttaatttttcaaaatttgaacattttaaaattttgtaCAATACCAAAAGCCTTATAATGGATTCCAAAATAAGCCAAATAAGAGTTTTTTGTTTAATTTTCCAAAATTTCAACATTttataaatttgaatttttttattttttacattttgaacattttttttatttttgaacatttttcagttTTGAACCTTTTCGATTTTTaacttttttgaaatttcaaaatttaataaatctgaatattttaaatttaaacaattttcatgTTTGGACTTTTAAAAATATTAACAATTTTCAAGtgtaaacattttttaatttaaacagaaggaaaacaagaaaaaaaaagtcaGTAAGTTTTTGTTGGGCTGCATTTGAGCGGCTCATGAATCGATCACTTGAGACGGCCCGGACGCTCGGTCCAGCTAAATGCGGTGAATAGCAGCTCCCAGATATGATCTCTTGCGTGCTGGTAGGTGAAAGAGACCCACCAGCTTCGCTCGAGGAAGCCATCTGACAGACTGACACTGCCCGATTTACCGACGAGCTACGAGCCCAACACAATGTGCTAAGCACAGCCGCCCAGGCCTGATTTGGAATATTCGAACCATTTGGACTTCCCAAAAGTTATATTGGATAGGGTAGTCCTCTCAAAAGAGAAGCAAACCTTCATTGCATAGCTTTCTCCAGCACTACCAGTTACCTCTAGTTCATGTCGCTAAGACAAGGTTCGTGGCAGCCCAAAGGTGAATCGAATATATCAATATCGATACAATATCTAAGACAACAATAAGATGGACCGATACATCTCGCTCAGCAAATCTGATTATTTCGATCCCGTGTCAGCACTGAAGCAACACAGATGACAGTTAAGAACAGTCTGCTTTCATTCACACACTATATATATTGAGAGGGCTGGCTACATAAGTTTCAGAGATCTGAAGATGAAAAGCgccgtgaattttgattatggaaGTTGTCCCAGATTGCTCCCAACTGTAGTGTGTACAACAAAACTAGGAGCCCAGTCTGAAAAGAGCGCCTCCTTGATCCTGCAAAATATAATGATGGAACGTTAAAACTTGGAATCATGCATGGTGCCTTAGTGATGTAACTTTGCTCAACTTCACCCAGTAATTCCATGCGAATGAAAAGAATGCCTAAAGAAGAAAAACACAAAGACAGCATTAACTGGGCCATACTGAGCTCCTGGTATTTCGCTATCAGAATTATAGGATGCATTGGGAGTCAAGCACCGACCAACAAAAGCTATGATCTGACGTTTTGCAGGCTGTGCTACATGTCCAAGAAGCTTGCATCCCAAAATGAATGCCATAAAGAAAATATTTGCATCCAAAAGTTGTTTACATCACAACCCCAGAACAATGTTTTGCTTGACACTAGTTCCTGCATACATGTAATCTGAGATTCTTGATTAATGGGTGTTACACACTGGAAAGCACTGAACCACTAATGAAGGTAAAGTTGCTTCAAAGATCAGAAATGCATCTCCATAAGAAAACGATGTTTAAGCAAACGGCCAAGAAACAAAGCTGCCTCATAGCTCCAAAATGTCGACATGTAGCAAGGATGCCTCTGGCTTGAAGGGCCATCTAACCACTGATAGTGCTTCTCACTGTTCTCATCTATTTAAGGCCTAACGCATATTCAAGAAACGATTTATCTGCCTCGTGTATTATGCAACAGTAGGCATATGCCATATTGGATGCTTTTTCCTGGAGTGAAGAAAAATGTGAATCCATTTGGCTCTAGCTCCATCTCCTCGTGCTATGTTTCAGAGTTTTTTGCTTCCTGACTAAAAGGTTGTGATAAGGTACAATAATCTCGATCAATGCCTTTATAGTTCAAAATGGACCTTGTGCTGACTATAGGATTGATGGCTTGATGCACTAGCCACGTTTTCCAAAAGACCGATCTAATGGAAGGAGGTTAGgcactatatttatattcaacacttcccctcacgtctaggctattttagtccttagcgtgggttcggtgcGCGAGCAAGGTCTcgaacttgagacctcttggctGTGATACCATATAGtattgatgcactagccaagttTTCCAAAAGACCGATCTAATGGAAAGAGGCTAGgcactatatttatattcaacactgaCTACTAATTCATCTAGTGCAATCGTAATGTAACCTTTGCACAGCTACATGTGCACTGGTGTGATGTTGACATTTTCAGCCTTGTCATGACATAGCTTCTTTACATGCGTAGTCACGTTGTTCAAGAAAGATCTGTGTATGTGGTTTCACACATTAAGGTAGCAAGATAGTGGGATTGCCAGTTTCTAAAACCCTGTTGCACTCGGGACTGTAAATAAGTAGTGGCTAGTCTAGGGTAGGATAAAGTAAAAGCAGCGACTCTGAAATTACTCTCCTGTTGCATCCATTTTTCTCTCACAGGTCACAATGCTGAAAACCAACAAATAGATGGTCAACTTCACGGAGGTGCTCGCTGCCTAGGATGACATAATGAGCGGCCAACAACACACCTGCATCTTGGTCGTGATCCTTTCAATTTGCAAAGCTAGTGGTACAGTGGATACGTGGGTGGTTAGGTCACAGAACCAGCCATAAACAGAACGGGTATACGGGCACATATCGCAGAAGGATAGGGTATAGCAAGACAAATCAACAGAATATGTATACGCATATGCCAATCGTATGAACAACGCTTGATAGGGAAGATCTCAAACAGGATCCCCACAAGATAACAGGCCAGCTGTTTTTCCTTTTGACCGATGGATCTGCTAGTGGGAGTACTGTTGCGCTTGCACTTGCAGCTTCGTCCATTTACATTGTATTTTTCTCACTCCACTCTGCTCTAGCACACTGTGACAGCTGTCAGTGTGCACTCACTCCACTTACTGTTGCCTGCCCCATTCGCTCAGCACTTACCATTTGATATAGTGGGTGAACTGTACCAGTCTTTGGTTATCTGATACATTGCCACTCCTTCGACTGAATTTTATTACTACGGTAGTGTAAATATTAAAGGTTTTAGAATGCAGCAAATAGGTATTGTGATAAAAAAACAGAGATGGCGCTGTTTTGTTTTCATGCCATTTTTATACTGTAGAAAACTCCATGCTCGTAAAATTACTAGGACATAATCTAATTGCGATAATATGTTTACAACTAAAGCAAGTGTTTTGTGCCTATCTGATAAGCAGGAAGACTACAAAAACATTGAAACCTAATTGGTGCTATCTACAGTTCGAAGCTATAAGGTAACATTTCATCTATTATGATAGATGTAGACAGCGTAAATTATGTTAACACAAAAATGCTTTACAAGAAAATGCAGTGCAATCAATGTTGGTTTTAGTTACTGGAAATCAAACGTAACTTTTAAAGTAGCTTCAGCTAGATGCAGTTGACCTTGTGTTGTGGAATATAAAGTTTCATCATAATCCTGTTGAACAATCATTACTGGTAGACCATATCTAAAGTTGCAACCTTCTCTTTCGTACAGGCTGACCCAGCATTCATGTATAAAAGGGGCAGCGAAACAATAGCTTCTTGCCAACAATTCTCCAAAGGGAATAACAATCTATTAGCGGTCAGCGCATATCAACATGCCTAAACCCACTATTGTACTCAGCATCATCCTTCTAATTGTTCTCTTCAATGCATCTGCAGGTATGGTGTCTGCTATTTCTTCTTCCTAATATTTTACCCAGTCATTGAATACATATATACTTGAACAAGTTCTTTTGTCATGCAGGCCAAACCATAGTGGTAGAATTTGATAATGGTATTACTCCAAAGTTGATAAAGGTTTGCCTATGTTGATCTCAAAGTTTTTGTTATAGCCATCTAAAGCAATGTTTAATGTGTTATGTTATTTCTGTTCCATATATCATACATGCGAGTGGTAGCTAACACTTTCTAGCTCGTGATGTTTTCTCTGATGGTTGGTCACTTCTATAAGAGATAATTGGATATAACTTATGCTTAAAATCAACAAATACCAGATaaatatatttataacttttatgttCATTCATATGCTAAATTCGAAATACAAATTTCTTTATGCTTGAAATGCAGGGGTTCAACAGAAAGATTCTCACGGAGATTCAGGATTATGACTATGGAGGCGCAAACTCTAGGCATGATCCACGCAGAAGGCCTGGGGTTGGAGGCAGGAATGGCTAGAAGATAAGCTTCTTCATACATATCCCTGCATATGACAGTATCAGTATGCTACTACATGAAATGGGGTCATGTGAGGGACCAGCCACTCTCAGTAGCAACCCTATATAATTTTCCAATCCCCTTTTGTATGCTATATGCCTCCAAATGGATAAGAGagaaggatagatatactcttATCCTCTATAAATAGTCTAGTAACGCGAAGTTGAGAATGGTTCGTTTTAAAGAGCACTAGGTGCATTACTAAATGCATAAGCGAGGCGGAGGATTAACTATGATGTCATTATGTGTGTTGATAATTATTTCTTGTGAGGTCATGTTATTATTTTCACGATGTTGACTAGAAGCAGATTCTCCAACCCTTagacatgcttgtgtgcaagcacacTCATGACATCTACAACCAAGGATAATAATTTAAGTAGGGAGCAGGTAGTCAAGAAGTAATTGGAGAGTAAGTTGTGATATACATACTATGGAGCTGTGATTCTATTCAGTGCCCTTCTTCTTTTATGAAATAAGGCCCTGGCTTGATAGGATACGGATAAAGGTAACCCTCTGGCCGAGAAAATCCAGCTTCGTTCATGCGGTCACTGAGCACATGGAGTATAGGTTTTTTCAGTCCGTACTCATTCCTGTTCTTCTCAAGATAGGCATTAGCTTCTTCTGCCACCTCATTTGTGAAGGCGAATCTATTCTCTGCAGCTAACATCAGCTGGTTGATGTCCAAGCACACGAGCTTCCCGTTTTCCCTTACTTTTCTCACTTTCTCTTCTAAGAAAGGGATGCGATCCAACTTGTAACGCAACGTGTCATCTTCTTTGGTCTGCAAAAAGAAAAGGCAATTCTTAAACATGCTACCATTACGCTGCTAGTAAATACGTGGAAATACGGAAAGAATACAAAACTCTAAAGCATGGCAACAACGCCCATCATTTACTGATGTTTACCCAAAAGAACAAGAAGGCAGCTGCTTCCTACTTCATG contains:
- the LOC124667836 gene encoding late embryogenesis abundant protein 14-like; protein product: MASRQDQASYHAGEAKARAEEKTGHMMGAAQEKAREAKDTASDAAGRAMDRGGDAKEATKEKAYEAKDAASDATGRAMDKGRGAAEATKEKGCEAKDKAAGTAQQTGSYIGQTAEAAKQKAAGAAQYTVDTARAGAEQTGSYVAQTAEVAKQKAGAVAQYAVDTAVAGKDKTGSLLVQAGETVKGAAVGAKDAVMNTIGMGGDTTNGSANVPAKDTSTYKPATRDY
- the LOC124665508 gene encoding protein PLASTID TRANSCRIPTIONALLY ACTIVE 7-like, with amino-acid sequence MAMAVAASFAARHHHGHLAAGLVPTPQASGRTSRSGVTISMRAQKKQSSEPGSGKEGGEGRVSGGRRVWRRRKLTKEDDTLRYKLDRIPFLEEKVRKVRENGKLVCLDINQLMLAAENRFAFTNEVAEEANAYLEKNRNEYGLKKPILHVLSDRMNEAGFSRPEGYLYPYPIKPGPYFIKEEGH